In a genomic window of Actinomycetota bacterium:
- the rpsF gene encoding 30S ribosomal protein S6 produces the protein MREYELMYIGRPNLETTQYEALQERVTGLIAQDGGELSGLEVWGKRKLAYPIKHETDGFYVVLTFKGGEALVQELNRVLYITDEILRHKIFRLDSRK, from the coding sequence ATGCGCGAGTACGAACTCATGTACATTGGCCGCCCCAACCTGGAAACCACCCAGTACGAGGCTCTCCAGGAACGGGTAACAGGCCTCATCGCCCAGGACGGGGGGGAGCTGTCCGGACTCGAGGTCTGGGGCAAGAGGAAGCTGGCCTACCCCATCAAGCACGAGACGGACGGCTTCTACGTCGTCCTCACCTTCAAGGGTGGGGAGGCACTGGTGCAGGAGCTGAACCGGGTCCTGTACATCACCGACGAGATCCTCAGGCACAAGATCTTCCGCCTGGACTCGCGCAAGTGA
- the ssb gene encoding single-stranded DNA-binding protein, translating to MAGLNSVVLIGNLTRDPELRYTPSGIPVCTLRLAVSRNFPNQQGEVEADFFNVIVWRNQAEKCAEYLTKGRQVAVTGRLQSRSWEGADGQKRSTIEIVADRVVFLGRRDRTEDVVDDLTEVSLSDDSDLDADLEPRVEDEVVF from the coding sequence ATGGCCGGACTGAACAGCGTGGTGTTGATAGGGAACCTGACCCGCGACCCCGAACTGAGGTACACCCCCAGCGGGATCCCGGTGTGCACCCTGCGCCTGGCCGTGAGCCGCAACTTCCCCAACCAGCAGGGCGAGGTGGAGGCCGACTTCTTCAACGTCATCGTCTGGCGCAACCAGGCGGAGAAGTGCGCCGAGTACCTCACCAAGGGGCGCCAGGTGGCGGTCACCGGCAGGCTGCAGAGCCGCAGCTGGGAAGGCGCGGACGGCCAGAAGAGGTCGACCATCGAGATTGTGGCCGACCGGGTGGTCTTCCTGGGGCGCAGGGACCGCACCGAGGACGTGGTCGACGACCTCACCGAGGTGAGTCTCTCCGACGACAGCGACCTGGACGCCGACCTGGAGCCCAGGGTGGAGGACGAGGTGGTCTTCTGA
- the rpsR gene encoding 30S ribosomal protein S18 yields MSSNQSKKSSSKDKKAKEGYGRKQRKKVCYFCSEKMDYIDYKDVSLLKKFLSEKGKIRPRRVTGNCAQHQKRLALAIKNAREMALIPYTSRQGEIK; encoded by the coding sequence ATGAGTTCCAACCAGAGCAAGAAATCGTCCTCCAAGGACAAGAAGGCCAAAGAAGGGTACGGTCGAAAGCAGCGTAAGAAGGTCTGCTACTTTTGCTCGGAGAAGATGGATTACATCGATTACAAGGACGTGAGTCTCCTCAAGAAGTTCCTCTCCGAGAAAGGCAAGATACGCCCCCGGCGGGTGACGGGCAATTGCGCCCAGCATCAGAAACGCCTGGCCCTGGCCATCAAGAACGCCAGGGAAATGGCCCTCATACCCTACACTTCCCGCCAGGGGGAGATAAAATAG
- the rplI gene encoding 50S ribosomal protein L9: protein MKVILIADVEGLGSRGQTVEVKDGYANNYLIPKGLAVRRTKGRAKEAEQLAREKMAKADRELRRAEEAAQLISGRTFEVTAKAGEEGKLFGTITPKDIAELIKKELDLEIDRKKIHLDEHIKSLGFHEARVKLHPQVEAIIHLKVVPE, encoded by the coding sequence TTGAAAGTCATACTTATCGCCGACGTCGAAGGTCTGGGTAGCCGTGGCCAGACCGTGGAGGTCAAGGACGGCTACGCCAACAACTACCTCATTCCCAAGGGCCTCGCCGTCCGCCGCACCAAGGGCAGGGCCAAGGAGGCCGAGCAGCTGGCCAGGGAGAAGATGGCCAAGGCCGACCGGGAGCTGCGCCGGGCGGAGGAGGCCGCCCAGCTGATCTCGGGGCGGACCTTCGAGGTCACGGCCAAGGCCGGGGAGGAGGGGAAGCTTTTCGGGACCATCACCCCCAAGGACATCGCGGAGCTCATCAAGAAGGAGCTCGACCTGGAGATCGACCGCAAGAAGATTCACCTGGACGAACATATAAAGAGCCTGGGTTTCCACGAAGCCCGCGTCAAGCTTCATCCCCAGGTGGAAGCCATAATACACCTCAAGGTCGTGCCGGAGTGA
- the dnaB gene encoding replicative DNA helicase translates to MSTVVQAFDRHDHLPPHSLEAEQSVLGSMLLSADAVMEVSEILDPEDFYKEAHAIIYRAALQLFASGEPVDPVTLSEALRAQGNLERVGDRPYIMNLMSTVPTPANARYYAEVVSKLAVYRRLIEAAGRVAAVGYRAPEDLVEALDEAEDIIFNVAQRRRRENIKPMKELMEATFEDLEQIAEGRKQTGIPTGFTDLDELTQGLQPSDLIVIAARPSMGKTSLALNIADHVAVEEGIPVAIFSLEMSAQEVARRMLCSRARVNSQKLKSSFQDDEIWERLSEAAGDLASASIFIDDSADIGIMELRSKLRRLKAQHDIGLVIIDYIQLMSSDRRLENRVQEIAAISRGLKVIGRDFNIPVIAVSQLSREPEKHNREPILSDLRESGAIEQDADLIIFIHRKEVYDPDNDEYKGRADVKVAKHRNGPIGPVRLTFQAQYARFLNYSPRRGE, encoded by the coding sequence ATGAGCACGGTTGTGCAGGCCTTCGACCGACACGATCACCTTCCCCCGCACAGCCTGGAGGCCGAGCAATCGGTGCTCGGGTCCATGCTCCTTTCGGCGGACGCCGTCATGGAGGTCTCCGAGATACTGGACCCGGAGGACTTCTACAAGGAAGCCCACGCCATCATCTATCGCGCCGCGCTCCAGCTCTTCGCCTCCGGGGAACCGGTGGACCCCGTTACCCTCTCCGAGGCCCTGCGCGCTCAGGGGAACCTGGAGCGGGTGGGCGACCGGCCCTACATCATGAACCTCATGTCCACCGTGCCCACCCCGGCCAACGCCAGGTACTACGCGGAGGTGGTCTCCAAGCTGGCCGTCTACCGTCGCCTCATCGAGGCGGCGGGCAGGGTCGCCGCCGTGGGATACCGCGCCCCTGAAGACTTGGTGGAGGCCCTGGACGAAGCCGAGGATATCATCTTCAACGTGGCCCAGCGCCGCCGGCGGGAGAACATCAAGCCCATGAAGGAGCTCATGGAAGCCACCTTCGAGGACCTGGAGCAGATCGCCGAAGGCCGCAAGCAGACCGGTATCCCCACAGGCTTCACCGACCTGGATGAGCTCACCCAGGGACTGCAGCCCTCCGACCTTATCGTCATTGCCGCCCGCCCTTCCATGGGCAAGACCTCCCTGGCCCTGAACATCGCCGACCACGTGGCGGTGGAGGAGGGTATCCCGGTGGCCATCTTCAGCCTGGAGATGAGTGCCCAGGAGGTGGCCAGGCGCATGCTCTGCTCCCGCGCCCGCGTCAACAGCCAGAAGCTGAAGTCCAGCTTCCAGGATGACGAGATCTGGGAGCGCCTCTCGGAGGCCGCCGGGGACCTGGCCTCAGCCTCCATCTTCATAGACGACAGCGCGGACATCGGAATCATGGAGCTGCGCTCCAAGCTGCGCCGCTTGAAGGCCCAGCACGACATCGGCCTGGTGATCATCGACTACATCCAGCTCATGAGCTCGGACCGCCGGCTGGAGAACCGGGTGCAGGAGATCGCCGCCATATCCAGGGGCCTGAAGGTCATCGGAAGGGACTTCAACATCCCGGTCATCGCCGTCTCGCAGCTCTCCCGCGAACCCGAGAAGCATAACCGGGAGCCCATCCTCTCCGACCTGCGGGAATCGGGGGCCATCGAGCAGGACGCCGACCTGATCATCTTCATCCACCGCAAGGAGGTCTACGACCCGGACAACGACGAGTACAAGGGGAGGGCGGACGTGAAGGTGGCCAAGCACCGCAACGGCCCCATCGGGCCGGTCAGGCTTACCTTCCAGGCCCAGTACGCGCGCTTCCTCAATTACAGCCCCCGTCGTGGGGAGTGA
- a CDS encoding 4Fe-4S binding protein, with protein sequence MKESTRKIFRLHGWRVDRAIHNYLYFVFYDLYVKGALYLTKAVVALFSRLEATKYIPRFIFDRYHAKVLSRGDLNKILNLEETVMLGSDTTKRIIPFKYANKIILREPTHLAVMDCPCKLELDDPCQPVASCIAVGRPLVDFWLEHCSKYHVRRITREEALAIIDEHRRKGHINQAFFKVATGGSIGVICNCCPRCCVSMRATALTRRIKGAEDISQYAPSGYKVRHEAERCRLCGKCAEVCNFGAVEFREGERVYHAESCYGCELCVENCPEGALSLYLEEGGLLPLDIDLAQQMLGGK encoded by the coding sequence ATGAAGGAATCGACCAGGAAGATATTCCGGTTGCACGGGTGGCGGGTGGACCGCGCCATACACAACTACCTCTACTTCGTCTTCTATGACCTCTACGTGAAGGGGGCGCTCTACCTCACCAAGGCGGTGGTGGCCCTTTTCTCCCGCTTGGAGGCCACCAAGTATATACCCAGGTTCATATTCGACCGCTATCACGCCAAGGTGCTCTCCCGGGGAGACCTGAACAAGATACTCAACCTGGAGGAGACGGTGATGCTGGGCTCGGACACCACCAAGCGCATCATCCCCTTCAAGTACGCCAACAAGATAATCCTGCGGGAGCCCACCCACCTGGCGGTGATGGATTGCCCCTGCAAGCTGGAGCTGGATGACCCCTGCCAACCGGTGGCCTCCTGCATCGCCGTGGGCCGCCCCCTGGTGGATTTCTGGTTGGAGCACTGCTCAAAGTATCACGTCCGCCGCATAACCCGGGAGGAAGCCCTGGCCATCATCGATGAGCACCGCCGCAAGGGGCATATCAACCAGGCCTTCTTCAAGGTGGCCACCGGCGGGAGCATCGGTGTCATCTGCAACTGCTGCCCGCGCTGCTGCGTGAGCATGCGGGCCACGGCGCTTACCCGGAGGATAAAGGGAGCGGAGGACATCTCCCAGTACGCCCCCTCCGGATACAAGGTGAGGCACGAGGCCGAAAGGTGCCGTCTTTGCGGCAAGTGCGCGGAGGTCTGCAACTTCGGCGCGGTGGAGTTCCGGGAGGGGGAGCGCGTCTATCACGCGGAGAGCTGCTACGGTTGCGAACTTTGCGTGGAGAACTGCCCGGAGGGAGCCCTATCCCTATACCTCGAGGAGGGCGGTCTCCTTCCCCTGGACATCGACCTCGCTCAGCAGATGCTGGGGGGAAAGTGA
- a CDS encoding TetR/AcrR family transcriptional regulator, producing MAETSRRESKKLKHRQAILRAAEELFSSKGYRETTVQEIAERAGLAKGTLYLYFRSKEELYLTVCVQGVSGFGENLEKVRAAARGVEEKIRAVYLAYIRHSLEQPAVFRVLRDTFLEQVRRNLSPATVQQVSNIIRDWLRNESELVREGIEEGIFRPDLDPYRFSVLAWRAATGLVELALLQEPLVIEKSELEDLFRESIDLLLRGARRQ from the coding sequence ATGGCGGAAACATCCAGGAGGGAATCCAAGAAGCTGAAGCACCGCCAGGCCATCCTGAGGGCGGCGGAGGAACTATTCTCCAGCAAGGGCTACCGGGAAACCACCGTGCAGGAGATCGCCGAGAGGGCGGGCCTTGCCAAAGGGACCCTTTATCTCTACTTCCGCAGCAAGGAAGAGCTTTACCTCACGGTGTGCGTGCAAGGTGTCTCCGGTTTCGGAGAAAACCTGGAAAAGGTCCGCGCAGCGGCCCGGGGGGTGGAGGAGAAGATCAGGGCCGTGTACCTGGCCTATATAAGGCACTCCCTGGAGCAGCCGGCAGTGTTCCGGGTGCTGCGGGACACCTTCCTGGAGCAGGTACGTCGGAACCTATCCCCCGCCACGGTACAGCAGGTGTCCAACATCATCAGGGACTGGCTCCGGAACGAGAGCGAGCTGGTCCGCGAGGGCATAGAGGAGGGGATCTTCCGCCCCGACCTCGATCCCTACCGCTTCAGCGTCCTGGCCTGGAGGGCGGCCACCGGCCTGGTGGAGCTGGCCCTCCTGCAGGAACCCCTGGTCATCGAGAAGTCGGAACTGGAGGACCTCTTCCGAGAATCCATAGACCTCCTCCTGCGGGGGGCGAGGCGGCAATAG
- a CDS encoding acyl-CoA dehydrogenase family protein, which produces MRTIDDFTRPLEYVSPMDGLLGSIFRDWVEREVMPYRRQFDEDYRDHRLIHPPFKKLLGEYGLQRMIFPEDLGGWGMGRSNYMCTAAFRMFEEIARADTGMALAFGALFWPFLFIALEPHENRRLLEEFAPMFCETTEPVFAALCMTEPQGGSDIENIEIVRGSTIRTTAVLDGDEWVINGHKLWPSNTGGLARLMAVVCTTNPGSDDPRDIAVIYVTSDTPGVTQGPPYEKAGMAADMNSDVWFENVRVPSWYRACGPGDDAKYFGEIMSTGNMGIIAWISGAMMNIYERLVEFVNRKRYRGLPLKENDAVAGILADFAANIEAIRIVGYQCARMCDRHDLYGPLWDPGLVAKMRAQRYLAMDRFIEVTGRVMNLMECFGTDRDWDVEKHWRDLKILQLVEGSKQLCQIETARWFYECQTL; this is translated from the coding sequence ATGAGGACCATCGACGATTTCACGCGGCCGCTGGAATACGTATCCCCCATGGATGGACTCCTGGGCTCCATCTTCCGCGACTGGGTGGAACGAGAGGTGATGCCCTACCGGAGGCAGTTCGACGAGGACTACCGCGACCATCGGCTCATCCACCCGCCCTTCAAGAAACTGCTTGGTGAGTATGGCCTGCAGCGCATGATCTTCCCCGAGGACCTGGGGGGCTGGGGCATGGGACGCTCCAATTACATGTGCACGGCCGCCTTTCGCATGTTCGAGGAGATCGCCCGCGCCGACACGGGGATGGCCCTGGCTTTCGGGGCCCTCTTCTGGCCCTTCCTGTTCATCGCCCTGGAACCCCACGAGAACCGGCGCCTCCTCGAGGAGTTCGCCCCCATGTTCTGTGAGACCACCGAGCCGGTCTTCGCCGCCTTGTGCATGACCGAGCCCCAGGGAGGGTCGGACATCGAGAACATCGAGATCGTTCGGGGAAGCACCATCCGCACCACTGCCGTGCTGGACGGCGACGAGTGGGTTATCAACGGGCACAAGCTGTGGCCCTCCAACACGGGAGGCCTGGCCAGGCTCATGGCCGTGGTGTGCACCACCAACCCGGGATCCGACGACCCCCGGGACATCGCCGTCATCTACGTCACCTCGGACACGCCGGGAGTGACCCAGGGACCGCCCTACGAGAAGGCGGGGATGGCCGCGGACATGAACTCCGACGTGTGGTTCGAGAACGTCCGCGTCCCTTCCTGGTACCGGGCCTGCGGCCCCGGGGACGACGCCAAGTACTTCGGGGAAATCATGTCCACGGGGAACATGGGCATCATCGCCTGGATATCCGGGGCCATGATGAACATCTACGAGCGGCTGGTGGAGTTCGTCAACCGCAAGAGGTACCGCGGCCTCCCCCTCAAGGAGAACGACGCCGTGGCCGGCATCCTGGCCGACTTCGCCGCAAACATCGAGGCCATCCGCATCGTGGGTTACCAGTGCGCGCGCATGTGCGACCGCCACGACCTCTATGGTCCCCTGTGGGACCCCGGCCTGGTGGCCAAAATGCGCGCCCAGCGTTACCTGGCCATGGACCGCTTCATCGAGGTCACCGGCCGGGTGATGAACCTCATGGAGTGTTTCGGGACCGACCGGGACTGGGACGTGGAGAAGCACTGGCGGGACCTCAAGATCCTCCAGCTGGTGGAGGGCTCCAAGCAGCTCTGCCAGATAGAGACGGCCCGCTGGTTCTACGAATGCCAGACGCTTTAG
- a CDS encoding acyl-CoA dehydrogenase family protein yields MNDLELFPYPKNRLQKADLDLAASLQDLVQREIVDKRLELKEDYASLLQPNLERLLVEVGLQRMFWPEKLGGEEHNGPEAAYTVVAALEQVGRADTGLAYLAAHNLALQAALAMRENLQEGACARFAPLFCDGRGPVIVSFILPVFGEEEGAPTWRGKSFQVKARAASGSWILEGKGVRPTCSGADADLFGAWCAVEGEEQPAFILVPGDAPGLSRGTEFKKTGLAASRNADLDLSGVKVPAENCLFRSELEYRRLLSWFYLGVSAGAVGGLLAAYQILKEWGDNRVIKGTGNVFKENPLTGALMGEIAQDISMSRLLAYELAGLLADPASFGDAGSEGVYTAALMIVHQVLATAERALHRTMELMASAGYAKEWQLERYWRDLKTVQCYVGSHELAKHDFARWFYGARTL; encoded by the coding sequence ATGAACGACCTGGAATTATTTCCCTATCCGAAGAACCGCCTGCAGAAGGCTGACCTGGACCTGGCCGCCAGCCTGCAGGACCTGGTGCAGAGGGAGATCGTGGACAAGCGCCTGGAGCTCAAGGAGGACTACGCCTCACTCCTTCAGCCCAACCTGGAAAGGCTCCTGGTGGAGGTGGGACTTCAGCGCATGTTCTGGCCGGAGAAGCTGGGCGGCGAGGAGCACAACGGTCCCGAGGCCGCCTACACCGTGGTGGCTGCCCTGGAGCAGGTGGGCCGGGCGGACACCGGGCTGGCCTACCTGGCGGCGCACAACCTGGCCCTGCAGGCGGCGCTGGCCATGCGGGAGAACCTCCAGGAGGGTGCCTGTGCCCGCTTCGCTCCCCTCTTCTGCGACGGCCGGGGACCGGTCATCGTCTCTTTCATTCTACCCGTCTTCGGGGAGGAGGAGGGGGCTCCCACCTGGCGGGGCAAGAGCTTTCAGGTAAAGGCTAGGGCCGCCTCCGGCTCGTGGATACTGGAGGGGAAGGGGGTGCGCCCCACCTGCTCCGGCGCCGACGCCGACCTCTTCGGGGCCTGGTGCGCCGTGGAGGGCGAGGAGCAACCAGCCTTCATCCTGGTCCCCGGGGACGCGCCCGGCCTCTCCCGCGGAACGGAGTTCAAGAAGACGGGGCTGGCGGCCAGCCGCAACGCCGACCTGGACCTCTCCGGGGTGAAGGTCCCGGCGGAGAACTGCCTCTTCCGCAGCGAGCTGGAGTACCGGCGCCTGCTCTCCTGGTTCTACCTGGGAGTGTCGGCCGGCGCCGTGGGTGGGCTCCTGGCCGCCTACCAGATCCTCAAGGAATGGGGGGATAACCGGGTCATCAAGGGGACCGGCAACGTATTCAAGGAAAATCCCCTTACCGGCGCTCTCATGGGGGAGATCGCCCAGGACATCTCCATGTCCCGCCTCCTGGCCTACGAACTGGCCGGGTTGCTGGCCGACCCCGCCTCCTTCGGGGACGCCGGCTCGGAGGGGGTGTACACCGCCGCCCTGATGATCGTGCACCAGGTGTTGGCCACCGCGGAGCGCGCCCTGCACCGCACCATGGAGCTCATGGCCTCCGCGGGATATGCCAAGGAATGGCAGCTGGAGCGCTACTGGCGGGACCTCAAGACCGTGCAATGCTACGTGGGCTCCCACGAGCTGGCCAAGCACGACTTCGCCCGCTGGTTCTACGGCGCCCGCACCCT